In a genomic window of Quercus lobata isolate SW786 chromosome 4, ValleyOak3.0 Primary Assembly, whole genome shotgun sequence:
- the LOC115983398 gene encoding U-box domain-containing protein 11-like, whose protein sequence is MLFNSSSKISHHHNIMDIRKLKPKSLPKPKIAQDFLKEPETPKPMEVKRRTVKTLVTKLGSVSERTRVDALCELRLMTKLDAESRPLIAEAGAVPYLAETLYSSSHSSQDNAAATLLNLSISSRATLMSTRGLLDAISHILRLHASTSYASAVQSSAATLHSLLIVDEYRPIIGSKRDIIYSLIDIVKHVGSPTRSVKDALKALFGIALYPLNRKTIIELGGVGTLFSLVMKDLAVGVVEDATAVIAQIAGCEESEEEFRKVSGVGLLVDLLDGATSSSMRIKENSVGALLNLVRCGSEKVGREVREMGLGVGVVEGIADVAENGSGKGKGKAVSLLKVIYGGNGCVVRDERFDSLLNQCSS, encoded by the coding sequence ATGCTATTCAATTCATCTTCAAAAATAAGCCACCACCACAACATTATGGATATACgcaaactcaaacccaaatcattaccaaaaccaaaaattgcCCAAGACTTTCTGAAAGAACCAGAAACCCCAAAACCCATGGAAGTGAAGCGCCGAACGGTAAAGACCCTTGTGACAAAGCTGGGCTCGGTGTCAGAACGAACCAGAGTCGACGCCTTGTGCGAGCTTCGGCTGATGACAAAGCTCGACGCAGAGAGCCGACCTCTAATAGCAGAGGCCGGCGCCGTTCCGTACTTGGCCGAAACTCTCTACTCTTCGTCCCATTCTTCACAGGACAACGCGGCCGCCACCCTCCTAAACCTCTCGATCTCCTCACGCGCCACCTTAATGTCCACGCGCGGCCTCCTCGACGCCATCTCTCACATCCTCCGCCTCCACGCCTCCACGTCGTACGCATCGGCCGTACAGTCCTCCGCCGCCACACTCCACAGTCTCCTCATTGTCGACGAGTACCGACCCATCATAGGTTCGAAGCGGGACATCATATATTCGCTGATAGATATCGTGAAACATGTCGGATCTCCTACGAGGTCGGTGAAGGACGCGTTGAAAGCGTTGTTTGGGATCGCGCTTTATCCGCTGAATCGAAAGACGATTATAGAGTTAGGTGGGGTTGGGACCTTGTTCTCGTTGGTCATGAAGGATTTGGCGGTTGGGGTAGTTGAAGACGCCACGGCGGTTATAGCCCAAATAGCCGGGTGTGAGGAGAGCGAAGAAGAGTTTCGAAAAGTCTCGGGTGTTGGGTTGTTGGTGGATTTGTTGGATGGAGCAACGAGCTCTAGTATGAGAATCAAGGAGAATTCAGTTGGGGCTTTGTTGAATTTGGTGAGGTGTGGGAGTGAGAAGGTTGGGAGAGAAGTTAGGGAAATGGGGTtgggtgtgggtgtggtggAAGGGATTGCTGACGTGGCGGAGAATGGGAGtgggaaagggaaaggaaaagctGTGTCTCTTTTGAAAGTTATCTATGGTGGAAATGGGTGTGTGGTGAGGGATGAGAGATTTGATTCCTTGCTAAATCAATGTTCTTCTTGA
- the LOC115984723 gene encoding U-box domain-containing protein 17-like, with the protein MEVKRRTVKTLVTKLGSVSERTRVDALCELRLMTKLDAESRPLIAEAGAVPYLAETLYSSSHSSQDNSAATLLSLSISSRATFMSTRGLLDAISHILRRHSPESPHCRRVSTHHSFETGHLLGEVGSLLYVVGAMEVIAGG; encoded by the exons ATGGAAGTGAAGCGCCGAACGGTAAAGACCCTTGTGACAAAGCTGGGCTCAGTGTCAGAACGAACCAGAGTCGACGCCTTGTGCGAGCTTCGGCTGATGACAAAGCTCGACGCAGAGAGCCGACCTCTAATAGCAGAAGCCGGCGCCGTCCCGTACTTGGCCGAAACTCTCTACTCTTCGTCCCATTCTTCACAGGACAACTCAGCCGCCACCCTCCTCAGCCTCTCGATCTCCTCACGCGCCACGTTTATGTCCACGCGCGGCCTCCTCGACGCCATCTCTCACATCCTCCGCCGCCACTCTCCAGAGTCTCCTCATTGTCGACGAGTATCGACCCATCATAGTTTCGAAACGGGACATCTATTAG GAGAAGTTGGAAGTTTACTGTATGTGGTGGGGGCGATGGAGGTGATTGCTGGGGGTTGA